Proteins from a single region of Kogia breviceps isolate mKogBre1 chromosome 5, mKogBre1 haplotype 1, whole genome shotgun sequence:
- the ARGFX gene encoding LOW QUALITY PROTEIN: arginine-fifty homeobox (The sequence of the model RefSeq protein was modified relative to this genomic sequence to represent the inferred CDS: inserted 1 base in 1 codon; deleted 2 bases in 2 codons), giving the protein MEEASRMHLIHTHTQHEELEALFSCNMFPDKNLQRELALKLNLPVSTVKIWFRNQRFKKRKQQWQLEQQSLKLPNQVLLAKNVPTASTSPHSFLPAVSHSYSSHSPQPLDPFHWAGDSIITEIATSDVQMQDPQLERLVVSIPALYSDAYDIAKIMELYSFPDEDEIASSSFHSLYHYLSPTRPSXEQSSSLSLFADPAVGLSPGQTCFSMTSWSFAAYSLRNSLEFQNPFSMAHFGYCQSK; this is encoded by the exons atGGAAGAAGCCTCACGAATGCacctcattcacacacacacacagcatgaaGAGTTGGAGGCTCTGTTTAGTTGCAACATGTTTCCAGATAAAAACCTCCAGAGAGAGCTTGCTTTAAAACTCAACCTACCA GTGTCAACAGTAAAG ATTTGGTTCAGGAATCAGCGGTTCAAAAAGAGGAAGCAGCAGTGGCAACTAGAGCAGCAATCACTAAAGCTACCGAACCAGGTCCTTCTAGCCAAGAATGTGCCCACAGCATCAACCAGTCCTCATTCTTTTCTCCCTGCAGTTTCACATTCCTATAGCTCCCACTCACCTCAGCCCTTAGACCCTTTCCATTGGGCAGGGGACTCTATAATCACTGAGATTGCTACAAGTGATGTCCAAATGCAAGATCCTCAGTTGGAGAGGCTAGTGGTCTCAATTCCTGCTTTGTACTCTGATGCCTATGACATAGCAAAAATCATGGAACTGTACAGTTTTCCTGATGAGGATGAGATAGCCAGCTCTTCTTTCCACTCTCTGTATCATTATCTCTCACCGACAAGGCCCA TAGAACAGAGTTCCTCTCTTAGCCTCTTTGCTGATCCAGCTGTAGGTTTATCTCCTGGGCAAACCTGCTTCAGTATGACA AGCTGGAGCTTTGCAGCCTACAGTCTAAGAAACAGCCTGGAATTCCAGAACCCCTTCAGTATGGCACACTTTGGATATTGCCAATCAAAGTAA